In one window of Acanthopagrus latus isolate v.2019 chromosome 15, fAcaLat1.1, whole genome shotgun sequence DNA:
- the nolc1 gene encoding nucleolar and coiled-body phosphoprotein 1 isoform X1, whose amino-acid sequence MAAQNSTPSDLYRCVYTFLLENKFTKAAQQFMKQTKVTPQDPNEESLQSIFNFWVKSPEAKKRKVPPSKAEATNGPAAKKAKTSAESSSSEESSSEDEEAAAKPTKAAPAAAKVVPAKAAAAAAKAASSSSEDSSDSEEEKAPAKAPAKAPAKPPAAPAARKKDSSSSSEESDSEDEAPTKAPAQKPKAAAAPKAAVPAKGAAQKKQESSSEDSSSDSEDEEPAKAPVKPAPVKPTQVKPAAAPAAESSSEDSSSEEEAPPSKKPKPGAYSAVPPPASVQKTPAAPAASKAKKTESSDSSDDSSDEEEEKKAAAKPAPVKTTAAKPAAPKPAAKKQESSSDSSDSSSDEEEAKKPAAKVTPAKAAPVKPAPAKATPAKEEDSDSSSSEDEEEVKKPAVKVTPAKAPPAKPIAAKATPAKEDSSEEDSSSDEEEAAKKPAAKPAAKPAAAKTTPAKKDESSSSDSDSSSEDEAPAKPATKTSATPTPSKPAAKKAESSSDSDDSSEEEEPVKAKPAVKPATPASKPATPAAKTPAAAESSSDSDSSSEEEEPAKAKPTAVKPASKPATPVAKPAAAKPAAAESSSDSDSSSEDEEPAKAKPTAAKPASKPATPVAKPAAAAESSSDSDSSSDEDEPVKAKPAATPKPATPATKPAAAKPAAKPAAAAESSSDSDSSEDEEEAAKPKPTAAKPATPASKPATPASKPAAAAESSSDDSSDSEDEAAKPAVKKPAPAAAAKKPAPAVTKAPAESSDDSSSEEEEEEPKKAVPALKPAATKAAAAPAKKAEESSSDSSDSSDSETETKSTPAKPAVTNGKAATPKAATPAAKAPAKPAESSSSDSSSEEEEEASKSTVKPAASAKTTPATKAKESSSSSDSSSDEEDAPPKAATAPTTPLTNGNGKRKRDEESSESEDEETEVKTPKNKKVTTTPQTFPKANKKSSNVPFRRIREEEVAVDPRLADNSFDAKYGATGDWGEKANDVLRFTKGKSFRHEKTKKKRGSYRGGAISTSVNSIKFDSD is encoded by the exons ATGGCGGCGCAAAACTCAACACCGAGTGATCTTTACAGATGCGTGTATACGTTTCTGCTGGAGAACAAGTTCACCAAGGCGGCCCAGCAGTTCATGAAGCAGACTAAAGTG ACTCCACAAGATCCAAATGAAGAAAGCCTTCAAAGCATCTTCAACTTCTGGGTGAA GTCTCCTGAAGCTAAGAAACGAAAAGTGCCGCCCAGTAAGGCTGAAGCAACAAATGGTCCAGCAGCCAAGAAAGCAAAGACCAGTGCTGAGAGTTCCAGCAGCGAAGAGTCGAgcagtgaggatgaggaagcTGCTGCAAAACCAACTAAGGCAGCCCCTGCAG cagccAAGGTAGTGCCTgctaaagcagcagcagctgctgctaaaGCTGCATCCAGCAGCAGTGAAGACTCCAGtgactcagaggaggagaaggcacCTGCAAAAGCCCCTGCAAAG GCTCCTGCAAAGccccctgctgctcctgctgcaagGAAGAAAGACAGCAGCTCAAGCAGTGAAGAATCTGACTCTGAGGATGAGGCACCCACCAAAGCCCCTGCACAAA AACCCAAGGCAGCTGCAGCACCCAAAGCAGCCGTTCCTGCTAAGGGGGCAGCTCAGAAGAAgcaggagagcagcagtgaagatAGTTCCTCAGATTCTGAAGATGAAGAACCAGCCAAG GCTCCAGTCAAACCCGCCCCAGTCAAACCCACCCAAGTAaagcctgcagctgctcctgctgctgaatcTAGCAGTGAAGACTCATCATCAGAAGAGGAGGCTCCACCCagcaaaaaacccaaaccag GAGCGTACAGTGCTGTCCCACCTCCTGCTTCAGTCCAGAAGACTCCAGCTGCACCAGCAGCCAGTAAGGCCAAGAAAACCGAGTCCTCagacagcagtgatgacagcagtgacgaggaagaagagaagaaagcagCTG CAAAACCTGCCCCAGTAAAGACCACTGCTGCCAAACCTGCTGCACCCAAACCCGCTGCAAAGAAGCAGGAATCCAGCTCTGATAGCTCAG ATTCAAGCTCAGACgaagaggaggcaaagaagCCTGCTGCTAAAGTCACCCCAGCTAAAGCAGCTCCAGTTAAACCCGCCCCAGCCAAGGCTACACCTGCTAAAGAGGAAGACTCGGACTCATCAAGttcagaggatgaagaggaggtgaaaaaaCCTGCAGTAAAGGTGACTCCTGCTAAGGCCCCCCCAGCAAAACCTATTGCAGCTAAAGCCACACCTGCTAAAGAAGACTCCTCAGAAGAGGATTCCAGttcagatgaggaggaggctgcGAAGAAGCCTGCAGCTAAACCTGCAGCCAAACCTGCAGCCGCAAAGACTACTCCAGCTAAAAAAGACGAGTCCTCTAGCTCAG ATTCAGATAGCAGTTCCGAAGATGAGGCTCCAGCAAAACCTGCCACCAAAACTTCAGCCACACCAACACCATCCAAACCCGCAGCCAAGaaagcagagagcagctctgACTCAGATGACtcctctgaggaggaagagccAGTGAAAGCCAAGCCAGCAGTTAAACCGGCTACCCCTGCTTCCAAGCCTGCTACCCCAGCTGCAAagactcctgcagcagcagagagcagctcagaCTCTGACTCTTCCTCTGAAGAGGAAGAACCAGCTAAGGCTAAACCAACAGCAGTTAAGCCAGCTTCAAAGCCTGCCACCCCTGTAGCAAAGCCTGCTGCTGCAAagcctgctgcagcagagagcagctcagaCTCTGACTCCTCTTCTGAAGATGAAGAACCAGCCAAGGCTAAACCAACAGCAGCTAAGCCAGCTTCAAAGCCTGCAACCCCTGTAGCaaagcctgctgctgcagcagagagcagttCTGACTCTGACTCCTCCTCAGATGAGGATGAACCAGTGAAAGCCAAGCCAGCAGCTACACCTAAACCAGCTACTCCAGCCACAAAGCCTGCTGCTGCTAAACCTGCTGCaaagcctgctgctgcagcagagagcagctctgACTCGGACTCCtctgaagatgaggaagaagcaGCTAAGCCTAAACCAACAGCAGCTAAACCAGCTACGCCCGCCTCAAAGCCTGCCACTCCTGCCTCaaagcctgctgctgcagctgagagcaGCTCTGATGACAGTTCAGACTCCGAGGATGAGGCAGCAAAACCTGCAGTCAAGAaaccagctccagcagcagcggctAAGAAACCTGCTCCTGCTGTCACCAAGGCCCCTGCAGAATCCAGTGATGACAGCTCcagcgaagaagaagaggaggaaccCAAGAAGGCAGTGCCAGCACTCAAGCCAGCGGCCACAaaggcagctgcagctccagcaaagAAGGCTGAGGAAAGCAGCTCAGACTCCTCCGACAGCTCAGATTCAGAGACTGAGACCAAGTCCACCCCTGCTAAGCCTGCAGTCACCAACGGCAAGGCCGCAACACCTAAGGCTGCCACCCCAGCAGCCAAGGCCCCTGCAAAGCCAGCAGAGTCCTCATCCAGTGACAGCAGCTccgaggaggaagaagaggccaGTAAAAGTACTGTAAAACCTGCTGCGTCAGCCAAGACGACCCCAGCAACTAAAGCtaaagagagcagcagctcatcagaCAGTTCATCAGATGAGGAGGATGCACCACCTAAAGCAGCAACAGCACCCACTACACCCTTAACAAATG GtaatggaaagagaaaaagagatgagGAATCCTCAGAAAGTGAAGATGAGGAGACAGAAGTAAAGACACCAAAAAATAAGAAAGTAACAACCACACCACAGACATTTCCCAAAGCTAACAAGAAG TCTTCCAACGTTCCGTTTCGTAGAATAAGAGAGGAAGAGGTAGCTGTGGATCCCCGTCTTGCTGATAACTCTTTTGATGCCAAG TATGGAGCCACGGGGGACTGGGGCGAGAAGGCTAACGATGTGCTCAGGTTCACAAAAGGCAAGTCATTCCGCCATgaaaagacgaagaagaagaggggaagCTACCGCGGCGGAGCTATTTCCACCTCGGTTAACTCCATTAAGTTTGACAGTGATTGA
- the nolc1 gene encoding nucleolar and coiled-body phosphoprotein 1 isoform X2, with translation MAAQNSTPSDLYRCVYTFLLENKFTKAAQQFMKQTKVTPQDPNEESLQSIFNFWVKSPEAKKRKVPPSKAEATNGPAAKKAKTSAESSSSEESSSEDEEAAAKPTKAAPAAKVVPAKAAAAAAKAASSSSEDSSDSEEEKAPAKAPAKAPAKPPAAPAARKKDSSSSSEESDSEDEAPTKAPAQKPKAAAAPKAAVPAKGAAQKKQESSSEDSSSDSEDEEPAKAPVKPAPVKPTQVKPAAAPAAESSSEDSSSEEEAPPSKKPKPGAYSAVPPPASVQKTPAAPAASKAKKTESSDSSDDSSDEEEEKKAAAKPAPVKTTAAKPAAPKPAAKKQESSSDSSDSSSDEEEAKKPAAKVTPAKAAPVKPAPAKATPAKEEDSDSSSSEDEEEVKKPAVKVTPAKAPPAKPIAAKATPAKEDSSEEDSSSDEEEAAKKPAAKPAAKPAAAKTTPAKKDESSSSDSDSSSEDEAPAKPATKTSATPTPSKPAAKKAESSSDSDDSSEEEEPVKAKPAVKPATPASKPATPAAKTPAAAESSSDSDSSSEEEEPAKAKPTAVKPASKPATPVAKPAAAKPAAAESSSDSDSSSEDEEPAKAKPTAAKPASKPATPVAKPAAAAESSSDSDSSSDEDEPVKAKPAATPKPATPATKPAAAKPAAKPAAAAESSSDSDSSEDEEEAAKPKPTAAKPATPASKPATPASKPAAAAESSSDDSSDSEDEAAKPAVKKPAPAAAAKKPAPAVTKAPAESSDDSSSEEEEEEPKKAVPALKPAATKAAAAPAKKAEESSSDSSDSSDSETETKSTPAKPAVTNGKAATPKAATPAAKAPAKPAESSSSDSSSEEEEEASKSTVKPAASAKTTPATKAKESSSSSDSSSDEEDAPPKAATAPTTPLTNGNGKRKRDEESSESEDEETEVKTPKNKKVTTTPQTFPKANKKSSNVPFRRIREEEVAVDPRLADNSFDAKYGATGDWGEKANDVLRFTKGKSFRHEKTKKKRGSYRGGAISTSVNSIKFDSD, from the exons ATGGCGGCGCAAAACTCAACACCGAGTGATCTTTACAGATGCGTGTATACGTTTCTGCTGGAGAACAAGTTCACCAAGGCGGCCCAGCAGTTCATGAAGCAGACTAAAGTG ACTCCACAAGATCCAAATGAAGAAAGCCTTCAAAGCATCTTCAACTTCTGGGTGAA GTCTCCTGAAGCTAAGAAACGAAAAGTGCCGCCCAGTAAGGCTGAAGCAACAAATGGTCCAGCAGCCAAGAAAGCAAAGACCAGTGCTGAGAGTTCCAGCAGCGAAGAGTCGAgcagtgaggatgaggaagcTGCTGCAAAACCAACTAAGGCAGCCCCTGCAG ccAAGGTAGTGCCTgctaaagcagcagcagctgctgctaaaGCTGCATCCAGCAGCAGTGAAGACTCCAGtgactcagaggaggagaaggcacCTGCAAAAGCCCCTGCAAAG GCTCCTGCAAAGccccctgctgctcctgctgcaagGAAGAAAGACAGCAGCTCAAGCAGTGAAGAATCTGACTCTGAGGATGAGGCACCCACCAAAGCCCCTGCACAAA AACCCAAGGCAGCTGCAGCACCCAAAGCAGCCGTTCCTGCTAAGGGGGCAGCTCAGAAGAAgcaggagagcagcagtgaagatAGTTCCTCAGATTCTGAAGATGAAGAACCAGCCAAG GCTCCAGTCAAACCCGCCCCAGTCAAACCCACCCAAGTAaagcctgcagctgctcctgctgctgaatcTAGCAGTGAAGACTCATCATCAGAAGAGGAGGCTCCACCCagcaaaaaacccaaaccag GAGCGTACAGTGCTGTCCCACCTCCTGCTTCAGTCCAGAAGACTCCAGCTGCACCAGCAGCCAGTAAGGCCAAGAAAACCGAGTCCTCagacagcagtgatgacagcagtgacgaggaagaagagaagaaagcagCTG CAAAACCTGCCCCAGTAAAGACCACTGCTGCCAAACCTGCTGCACCCAAACCCGCTGCAAAGAAGCAGGAATCCAGCTCTGATAGCTCAG ATTCAAGCTCAGACgaagaggaggcaaagaagCCTGCTGCTAAAGTCACCCCAGCTAAAGCAGCTCCAGTTAAACCCGCCCCAGCCAAGGCTACACCTGCTAAAGAGGAAGACTCGGACTCATCAAGttcagaggatgaagaggaggtgaaaaaaCCTGCAGTAAAGGTGACTCCTGCTAAGGCCCCCCCAGCAAAACCTATTGCAGCTAAAGCCACACCTGCTAAAGAAGACTCCTCAGAAGAGGATTCCAGttcagatgaggaggaggctgcGAAGAAGCCTGCAGCTAAACCTGCAGCCAAACCTGCAGCCGCAAAGACTACTCCAGCTAAAAAAGACGAGTCCTCTAGCTCAG ATTCAGATAGCAGTTCCGAAGATGAGGCTCCAGCAAAACCTGCCACCAAAACTTCAGCCACACCAACACCATCCAAACCCGCAGCCAAGaaagcagagagcagctctgACTCAGATGACtcctctgaggaggaagagccAGTGAAAGCCAAGCCAGCAGTTAAACCGGCTACCCCTGCTTCCAAGCCTGCTACCCCAGCTGCAAagactcctgcagcagcagagagcagctcagaCTCTGACTCTTCCTCTGAAGAGGAAGAACCAGCTAAGGCTAAACCAACAGCAGTTAAGCCAGCTTCAAAGCCTGCCACCCCTGTAGCAAAGCCTGCTGCTGCAAagcctgctgcagcagagagcagctcagaCTCTGACTCCTCTTCTGAAGATGAAGAACCAGCCAAGGCTAAACCAACAGCAGCTAAGCCAGCTTCAAAGCCTGCAACCCCTGTAGCaaagcctgctgctgcagcagagagcagttCTGACTCTGACTCCTCCTCAGATGAGGATGAACCAGTGAAAGCCAAGCCAGCAGCTACACCTAAACCAGCTACTCCAGCCACAAAGCCTGCTGCTGCTAAACCTGCTGCaaagcctgctgctgcagcagagagcagctctgACTCGGACTCCtctgaagatgaggaagaagcaGCTAAGCCTAAACCAACAGCAGCTAAACCAGCTACGCCCGCCTCAAAGCCTGCCACTCCTGCCTCaaagcctgctgctgcagctgagagcaGCTCTGATGACAGTTCAGACTCCGAGGATGAGGCAGCAAAACCTGCAGTCAAGAaaccagctccagcagcagcggctAAGAAACCTGCTCCTGCTGTCACCAAGGCCCCTGCAGAATCCAGTGATGACAGCTCcagcgaagaagaagaggaggaaccCAAGAAGGCAGTGCCAGCACTCAAGCCAGCGGCCACAaaggcagctgcagctccagcaaagAAGGCTGAGGAAAGCAGCTCAGACTCCTCCGACAGCTCAGATTCAGAGACTGAGACCAAGTCCACCCCTGCTAAGCCTGCAGTCACCAACGGCAAGGCCGCAACACCTAAGGCTGCCACCCCAGCAGCCAAGGCCCCTGCAAAGCCAGCAGAGTCCTCATCCAGTGACAGCAGCTccgaggaggaagaagaggccaGTAAAAGTACTGTAAAACCTGCTGCGTCAGCCAAGACGACCCCAGCAACTAAAGCtaaagagagcagcagctcatcagaCAGTTCATCAGATGAGGAGGATGCACCACCTAAAGCAGCAACAGCACCCACTACACCCTTAACAAATG GtaatggaaagagaaaaagagatgagGAATCCTCAGAAAGTGAAGATGAGGAGACAGAAGTAAAGACACCAAAAAATAAGAAAGTAACAACCACACCACAGACATTTCCCAAAGCTAACAAGAAG TCTTCCAACGTTCCGTTTCGTAGAATAAGAGAGGAAGAGGTAGCTGTGGATCCCCGTCTTGCTGATAACTCTTTTGATGCCAAG TATGGAGCCACGGGGGACTGGGGCGAGAAGGCTAACGATGTGCTCAGGTTCACAAAAGGCAAGTCATTCCGCCATgaaaagacgaagaagaagaggggaagCTACCGCGGCGGAGCTATTTCCACCTCGGTTAACTCCATTAAGTTTGACAGTGATTGA
- the nolc1 gene encoding nucleolar and coiled-body phosphoprotein 1 isoform X3: MAAQNSTPSDLYRCVYTFLLENKFTKAAQQFMKQTKVTPQDPNEESLQSIFNFWVKSPEAKKRKVPPSKAEATNGPAAKKAKTSAESSSSEESSSEDEEAAAKPTKAAPAAAKVVPAKAAAAAAKAASSSSEDSSDSEEEKAPAKAPAKAPAKPPAAPAARKKDSSSSSEESDSEDEAPTKAPAQKPKAAAAPKAAVPAKGAAQKKQESSSEDSSSDSEDEEPAKAPVKPAPVKPTQVKPAAAPAAESSSEDSSSEEEAPPSKKPKPGAYSAVPPPASVQKTPAAPAASKAKKTESSDSSDDSSDEEEEKKAAAKPAPVKTTAAKPAAPKPAAKKQESSSDSSDSSSDEEEAKKPAAKVTPAKAAPVKPAPAKATPAKEEDSDSSSSEDEEEVKKPAVKVTPAKAPPAKPIAAKATPAKEDSSEEDSSSDEEEAAKKPAAKPAAKPAAAKTTPAKKDESSSSDSDSSSEDEAPAKPATKTSATPTPSKPAAKKAESSSDSDDSSEEEEPVKAKPAVKPATPASKPATPAAKTPAAAESSSDSDSSSEEEEPAKAKPTAVKPASKPATPVAKPAAAKPAAAESSSDSDSSSEDEEPAKAKPTAAKPASKPATPVAKPAAAAESSSDSDSSSDEDEPVKAKPAATPKPATPATKPAAAKPAAKPAAAAESSSDSDSSEDEEEAAKPKPTAAKPATPASKPATPASKPAAAAESSSDDSSDSEDEAAKPAVKKPAPAAAAKKPAPAVTKAPAESSDDSSSEEEEEEPKKAVPALKPAATKAAAAPAKKAEESSSDSSDSSDSETETKSTPAKPAVTNGKAATPKAATPAAKAPAKPAESSSSDSSSEEEEEASKSTVKPAASAKTTPATKAKESSSSSDSSSDEEDAPPKAATAPTTPLTNGNGKRKRDEESSESEDEETEVKTPKNKKVTTTPQTFPKANKKNKRGRGSCGSPSC; encoded by the exons ATGGCGGCGCAAAACTCAACACCGAGTGATCTTTACAGATGCGTGTATACGTTTCTGCTGGAGAACAAGTTCACCAAGGCGGCCCAGCAGTTCATGAAGCAGACTAAAGTG ACTCCACAAGATCCAAATGAAGAAAGCCTTCAAAGCATCTTCAACTTCTGGGTGAA GTCTCCTGAAGCTAAGAAACGAAAAGTGCCGCCCAGTAAGGCTGAAGCAACAAATGGTCCAGCAGCCAAGAAAGCAAAGACCAGTGCTGAGAGTTCCAGCAGCGAAGAGTCGAgcagtgaggatgaggaagcTGCTGCAAAACCAACTAAGGCAGCCCCTGCAG cagccAAGGTAGTGCCTgctaaagcagcagcagctgctgctaaaGCTGCATCCAGCAGCAGTGAAGACTCCAGtgactcagaggaggagaaggcacCTGCAAAAGCCCCTGCAAAG GCTCCTGCAAAGccccctgctgctcctgctgcaagGAAGAAAGACAGCAGCTCAAGCAGTGAAGAATCTGACTCTGAGGATGAGGCACCCACCAAAGCCCCTGCACAAA AACCCAAGGCAGCTGCAGCACCCAAAGCAGCCGTTCCTGCTAAGGGGGCAGCTCAGAAGAAgcaggagagcagcagtgaagatAGTTCCTCAGATTCTGAAGATGAAGAACCAGCCAAG GCTCCAGTCAAACCCGCCCCAGTCAAACCCACCCAAGTAaagcctgcagctgctcctgctgctgaatcTAGCAGTGAAGACTCATCATCAGAAGAGGAGGCTCCACCCagcaaaaaacccaaaccag GAGCGTACAGTGCTGTCCCACCTCCTGCTTCAGTCCAGAAGACTCCAGCTGCACCAGCAGCCAGTAAGGCCAAGAAAACCGAGTCCTCagacagcagtgatgacagcagtgacgaggaagaagagaagaaagcagCTG CAAAACCTGCCCCAGTAAAGACCACTGCTGCCAAACCTGCTGCACCCAAACCCGCTGCAAAGAAGCAGGAATCCAGCTCTGATAGCTCAG ATTCAAGCTCAGACgaagaggaggcaaagaagCCTGCTGCTAAAGTCACCCCAGCTAAAGCAGCTCCAGTTAAACCCGCCCCAGCCAAGGCTACACCTGCTAAAGAGGAAGACTCGGACTCATCAAGttcagaggatgaagaggaggtgaaaaaaCCTGCAGTAAAGGTGACTCCTGCTAAGGCCCCCCCAGCAAAACCTATTGCAGCTAAAGCCACACCTGCTAAAGAAGACTCCTCAGAAGAGGATTCCAGttcagatgaggaggaggctgcGAAGAAGCCTGCAGCTAAACCTGCAGCCAAACCTGCAGCCGCAAAGACTACTCCAGCTAAAAAAGACGAGTCCTCTAGCTCAG ATTCAGATAGCAGTTCCGAAGATGAGGCTCCAGCAAAACCTGCCACCAAAACTTCAGCCACACCAACACCATCCAAACCCGCAGCCAAGaaagcagagagcagctctgACTCAGATGACtcctctgaggaggaagagccAGTGAAAGCCAAGCCAGCAGTTAAACCGGCTACCCCTGCTTCCAAGCCTGCTACCCCAGCTGCAAagactcctgcagcagcagagagcagctcagaCTCTGACTCTTCCTCTGAAGAGGAAGAACCAGCTAAGGCTAAACCAACAGCAGTTAAGCCAGCTTCAAAGCCTGCCACCCCTGTAGCAAAGCCTGCTGCTGCAAagcctgctgcagcagagagcagctcagaCTCTGACTCCTCTTCTGAAGATGAAGAACCAGCCAAGGCTAAACCAACAGCAGCTAAGCCAGCTTCAAAGCCTGCAACCCCTGTAGCaaagcctgctgctgcagcagagagcagttCTGACTCTGACTCCTCCTCAGATGAGGATGAACCAGTGAAAGCCAAGCCAGCAGCTACACCTAAACCAGCTACTCCAGCCACAAAGCCTGCTGCTGCTAAACCTGCTGCaaagcctgctgctgcagcagagagcagctctgACTCGGACTCCtctgaagatgaggaagaagcaGCTAAGCCTAAACCAACAGCAGCTAAACCAGCTACGCCCGCCTCAAAGCCTGCCACTCCTGCCTCaaagcctgctgctgcagctgagagcaGCTCTGATGACAGTTCAGACTCCGAGGATGAGGCAGCAAAACCTGCAGTCAAGAaaccagctccagcagcagcggctAAGAAACCTGCTCCTGCTGTCACCAAGGCCCCTGCAGAATCCAGTGATGACAGCTCcagcgaagaagaagaggaggaaccCAAGAAGGCAGTGCCAGCACTCAAGCCAGCGGCCACAaaggcagctgcagctccagcaaagAAGGCTGAGGAAAGCAGCTCAGACTCCTCCGACAGCTCAGATTCAGAGACTGAGACCAAGTCCACCCCTGCTAAGCCTGCAGTCACCAACGGCAAGGCCGCAACACCTAAGGCTGCCACCCCAGCAGCCAAGGCCCCTGCAAAGCCAGCAGAGTCCTCATCCAGTGACAGCAGCTccgaggaggaagaagaggccaGTAAAAGTACTGTAAAACCTGCTGCGTCAGCCAAGACGACCCCAGCAACTAAAGCtaaagagagcagcagctcatcagaCAGTTCATCAGATGAGGAGGATGCACCACCTAAAGCAGCAACAGCACCCACTACACCCTTAACAAATG GtaatggaaagagaaaaagagatgagGAATCCTCAGAAAGTGAAGATGAGGAGACAGAAGTAAAGACACCAAAAAATAAGAAAGTAACAACCACACCACAGACATTTCCCAAAGCTAACAAGAAG AATAAGAGAGGAAGAGGTAGCTGTGGATCCCCGTCTTGCTGA
- the mrps6 gene encoding 28S ribosomal protein S6, mitochondrial has product MLYTSSPKTFLVPRVITWSFSEQAGSDTDAVLDFKACIEDLFAAAMPRYELALILKSMQRPETAAALRRTIETLMERGAVVRDLENLGERLLPYTMTKHNQNHKQGSYFLIDFYSAPIILTGLLNHLHRDVDVVRPTVLRKDAPVSSTNCCGPRE; this is encoded by the coding sequence ATGCTTTATACGTCATCACCAAAGACCTTCCTTGTCCCTCGTGTCATAACATGGTCGTTTTCTGAGCAGGCTGGCAGTGACACCGACGCAGTATTAGACTTTAAAGCGTGTATTGAGGACTTGTTCGCCGCAGCTATGCCTCGCTACGAGCTGGCCCTCATCCTGAAGTCGATGCAGCGGCCGGAGACAGCGGCTGCTCTCCGGCGGACGATAGAGACTTTGATGGAGCGGGGCGCGGTGGTGAGGGACCTGGAGAACCTGGGAGAGAGACTACTGCCCTACACgatgacaaaacacaaccagaaTCACAAACAAGGGTCTTACTTTCTGATCGATTTCTACTCGGCCCCGATCATCCTTACAGGCTTACTGAATCACCTGCACCGAGACGTGGACGTGGTGAGGCCCACTGTGCTGAGGAAGGACGCCCCGGTGTCCAGCACTAACTGCTGTGGCCCCCGGGAGTGA